The following are from one region of the Thiocapsa rosea genome:
- the bchI gene encoding magnesium chelatase ATPase subunit I produces the protein MPIPFPFSAVVAQEEMKRSLLIAAIDPSIGGVLVFGDRGTGKSTAIRGLAALLPKMRAVDCVYNCDPEAGDDALCAECRTKRAKAPLKSRMVPVPVVDLPLGATEDRVIGALDLERALTKGEKAFEPGLLARAHRGFLYIDEVNLLEDHLVDSLLDVAASGENLVEREGLSIRHPARFVLVGSGNPEEGELRPQLQDRFGLSVEVKTPQDLPTRMKVVRLRDEFERDPPAFVQKWKRQDGKVRSQIQKARDFLPTVEVPDATLEQAGRLCIKLGTDGLRGELTLIRAARAFAALKGDDMVLDAHLVQVAASALRHRLRRDPLDESGSTSRVQRAVGELFGE, from the coding sequence ATGCCCATCCCGTTTCCGTTTTCCGCTGTCGTCGCCCAGGAGGAGATGAAGCGCTCCCTGTTGATTGCGGCCATCGATCCCTCGATCGGCGGCGTTCTCGTCTTCGGTGACCGCGGGACGGGTAAGTCCACGGCGATTCGTGGTCTCGCGGCGCTTCTGCCGAAGATGCGCGCGGTCGATTGCGTCTATAACTGCGACCCTGAGGCGGGCGATGATGCGCTCTGCGCCGAGTGTCGGACCAAGCGCGCCAAAGCTCCGCTGAAGAGCCGGATGGTGCCGGTGCCGGTGGTGGATCTGCCGCTCGGTGCGACCGAGGACCGGGTCATCGGCGCGCTGGATCTCGAGCGCGCGCTGACCAAGGGCGAGAAGGCGTTCGAGCCCGGGCTCCTGGCCCGTGCCCATCGCGGTTTCCTCTACATCGACGAGGTCAACCTGTTGGAGGACCATCTGGTCGACTCGCTGCTCGACGTCGCCGCCTCCGGCGAGAACCTGGTCGAGCGCGAGGGTCTGAGTATTCGTCATCCCGCCCGCTTCGTGCTCGTCGGCTCGGGCAACCCGGAGGAGGGCGAGCTGCGCCCGCAGCTCCAAGACCGCTTCGGTCTTTCCGTCGAGGTCAAGACCCCGCAGGATCTGCCGACCCGCATGAAGGTCGTGCGGCTGCGCGACGAGTTCGAGCGCGATCCGCCGGCCTTCGTGCAGAAGTGGAAGCGCCAGGACGGCAAGGTCCGCAGCCAGATCCAGAAGGCGCGTGATTTTCTCCCGACCGTCGAGGTCCCGGACGCGACCCTCGAGCAGGCGGGACGGCTCTGTATCAAGCTCGGTACCGACGGACTGCGCGGCGAGCTGACCCTCATCCGCGCCGCCCGCGCCTTTGCGGCACTCAAGGGCGATGACATGGTGCTGGATGCGCATCTGGTTCAGGTGGCGGCCTCCGCGCTTCGGCATCGTCTGCGCCGCGATCCGCTGGACGAGTCCGGCTCGACCAGCCGCGTCCAGCGCGCGGTCGGGGAGTTGTTCGGGGAATGA